A region of the Candidatus Rokuibacteriota bacterium genome:
GGGTTTCTCGGACTCGGGCACATAGCCCGTGAAGACCACGCGCCCCTCGAGCCCGAGCCGCCGTGCATGGCGCTCGAGCCCGGCCCGGAGCGGTCCCCCGCCCGCTATCACCAAGCGCGCCTCGGGCAGGCGCGCGGCCACGGGCGCCCAGACGTCCAGCAGCAGGAAGAGGTTCTTGCGGGGCTTGAGCCCGCCGAAGAAGAGCGCGACGGGGTGACCGCGGAGGCCGTAGCGGTCGAGGAGATCGGCCCGCGGCGGGCGCGGCACGAACGCGGGATCGACGCCGTAGTAGACGACGGAGACGTGATCTGTGCGCACCCCGAGCTCCGAGGCGAGCTGACGCTTGCCAAACTCGCTGCCCACGACCACGCGATCGGACGCCTCCACCACGCGTTTCTCGATGAGGCGGTTCCACGGGCTCGGGTCGAGATGGTGATGGTGCGAGACGACGGGCGCGTCGATGTTGTAGCGGCGGCGGGCCCAGAGAGCCCCCGGCCCGATGTAGCGGAGCGAGTGGACGCGGAGTAGGTCGAAGCCCACCTCGTCCCAGACGCGCTTGACCGCGCCGGGCACCACGAAGGGTGCCACGTACCAGCGCAGTCCACGCCGGATGCGGAAGCGGTGGACGGTCCAGTTGGGTACGCCCTCAGGATGCGGCTTGCCGCGCGCGAGGATGAGCTCCACGCGCACGCCGGCCTGGCCGAGCCTGACGAGGAGCTCGCGCTCGTAGGTCTCGCCGCCCGAGGTGGTCTCGGGGTTGACGCCGCAGTGGGGCGAGCAGATCCGGAGCGGTGCCGCGCTCATAGTCGCCGGGCGATGACGAGGTAGCCCGTCGTGTAGCTCGACAGGAAGGCCGAGCGGCCGACGGGCGGCAGGCGGTCGAGAAGCCGGAGGCAGGCGCCCGCGGGCAGCACTGGCACCGCCGCCAACGCCCGCAGTGGCCGTGAGCGGATATGCGCTGCCGCCTGGCGCAGCATGTTGGCCAGCGTGGTGAAGAAGCAGCCCTGCTGCGTCACGGTCTCGACCTCGAGCCCCGCGCGCACGAACAGTTCGCACAGGCGCCCCGCCGAGAAGCGATGCCGGTCCGTCGGGTGGTCGAGGC
Encoded here:
- a CDS encoding glycosyltransferase family 4 protein, which produces MSAAPLRICSPHCGVNPETTSGGETYERELLVRLGQAGVRVELILARGKPHPEGVPNWTVHRFRIRRGLRWYVAPFVVPGAVKRVWDEVGFDLLRVHSLRYIGPGALWARRRYNIDAPVVSHHHHLDPSPWNRLIEKRVVEASDRVVVGSEFGKRQLASELGVRTDHVSVVYYGVDPAFVPRPPRADLLDRYGLRGHPVALFFGGLKPRKNLFLLLDVWAPVAARLPEARLVIAGGGPLRAGLERHARRLGLEGRVVFTGYVPESEKPAHFNLADVFLFPSAMEGFGFTVAEAMSSGVPVVASDRGSIPELVADGESGFTCDPAAPDRFLERLVLLLGDPALREKFGTVGRERADRLFRWEPCVAATRRVYEDTLEAWRRRGGRAPR